TTCGTGGAGCACTTCATCGAACGGGCGGAAGCAGTTCACGGCAAACGCTGATAGCGCCGATGCAGGTTGAAGTCGTTTACGCATTGCCGCATGTTCAGATTCTGCAGAAACTCGATGTGCCGCCCGGCTGTACGGTAGAACAAGCGATCCGGCTATGCGGAATTTTGCAGCAATTTCCGGAAATCGATCTGGCCAAAAACAAACTGGGCATTTTCGGCAAAATCACACAGCCGCAAGCGGTGTTGCAGCCCCATGACCGGGTTGAGATTTACCGGCCTTTGATCATCGATCCGAAAGAAGCCCGAAGATTGCGCGCCAAGAAAAAATAACCACTGACATTTCCAGCAGGCCATTGAGAAACGTTTGGGAGAGAAAAATGAACCGCCTAGTGTTGATATCTCTTGCAATATGTTTGCTGCTTTCCCTATCCGCTTGCGCAACCAAGAAACCGGAAAAGAAAACACCGGATTCAGAATCTCAGGTCAAAATCCCGACAGCTTTCGAGCAATTGTCGCTGAAATCCGAAGCCAAAACGGTATTCGAAGACGCGGGTAAATTCATTCTGCTGGAAGGCAGCAAGTGCGTGCAGCGCGATAACGGCCGCGAGCCGGCGACCATCGTGCAGTGGATAGAAATGCCGGGTTACGTCGATAGCGGCACGGTGGTGCTGAACGGCTGGGATTTGCGCTATGCGAATCAGGATCGCGAAGTCAATTCGATGCGCGCCGACATCGTGCACAGCAAGCTGGTTAAAAACACCGGCTCGACGTTTCTGGCGTTCGAGGCGCAAGGCAAGCTGGATGATCAAAACCGCAACGATGCCTTTGAGTTTTGCGTGTTTTATACCGCATTCGGCTATCACTCCGCAGAAATCGGTGCCACCATCGAAGAGGATTACAACGGTGTCGAAACATCGGCGGTGCTGGATGAAAATCAGGGTGCGGTGGCTGCCATGGAGTACAACGGCCAGAAAGGCACGCTGAAAAGGAACGACGCGATTGCGATCATCCCGCGCGGCTTCGATTTCCAATTTGCCGATGCGTTTGAGTGCGAATGGCGCTGGATACCGTGCAAGTGGGGGGATCGCACCGATTATCCCTTGTTGCAAGCGGCCTACAATCTGTCGCAGGCCAATACAGCGCCGAATCTCGATGGTAGACCGCATTGGGCGACGCAAACCATTTTCAAGGATAACAACACGCGCGCGCACCGCATCAAAACGCGCGCGGCTTGGATTCGTGGCCGCAGCGTCAAGCTGCGCGCGGATTTTCTCGCGCTGAATCCGCGCTCCGGAAAGGCGAATACCTGCCGCAAAAGCGTCGACGGTGTGGTGCGCACGCAAACAGTCCGCATCATTGAACTGCCCTACGACTACGCCATCCCGATGCTGACCGGCTGGGACCTTACCAACGAATGCGAACAGCAACGCGTGCAGCGCGCCGGAATCTGGATTCACGACATCCGTTTCGACCCGCAATCGCAACGGCTGGAATACAAAGTATCCTCCATTCTGCGCGACCGGGACGGCGCACCCAGCTTCAACAGCGCGCACCGCGTTACGGTACTGGGACTCAACCGCCTATCGTCATCGGCACAAAAGCGGCCGCCAGGGGTTCGGTTGAAGATTCGGGAGTAGTGATGGTTGTTTAATTATTTTCGCCGTTGCGATCAGTGTTTGTCCGCATGTCTAGCCGTCTCGCGCAATCAGTGCTTCCCTAACTGGCCGGATTTTCTGGTACCTTCGGCGCATCCTCACCGATCATTACTGGCCCGCCGTCCCGCCAGACGACGGCGTACTGACCCAAACGGCGTTTCCTTTCAAGTGCCTGCGTTACGGCTTTTTGCAGCGAATCCAGCATTACTTGGCCTTTTTCGGAGAGCTTCACTTTTGACGTTATCTTCATTGCTTAACTTCCATTAATAGCTGCTGATAATAAATTTCATGAAGAATATTACGACCATCGCCCGTTTGTTCAAACACAGGGATCGGTACTTCACCATCATTCATGAAACAAATGCAATGATCGGCCTTGTGACTGAATACATGGAAAAGATTGCCGAGGCTGCGCGGGAAACGCCGCTCGATGTCACGCAACACCCACGTCCGCTCGAACAGCTTGCTTGTATGAAAGAAGCAAGACCTGATCCCATTCATGCATCCGTTTTCAACCCGAGTCGGTGCTTACGCATGCGATGACTCATTCTCCCGACCGGCATTCGACCCTGTGGTATCGGCTTCAGGCTGCCTCGAAGCGACCAGAGGAATCTTTTCCTCGCTGGGGAAGAGCTTTTCCAGAGCGGCGATCATGTCATTAACCAATCCGATTGCATCCGGTTCCACCGAGTTCAAACTCCGATGAGCCACTCTTGGTATTCGGTGCAATCGATGAAGCGGATTGTGGCAACTCACGAAGTTTGTGTCGCGTACCGCTGCCCAGTTTCCATGAATGTAGCTCGACGACCAATCATAGTACTTGTCATAGATCTCCTTGGTACCACAGTTTGTTGCTAGTTTTCGCAAATTGCTGCTTGCCCAATGGCCGACGTCGATGTTTAAGAACTCTTGCCATATGTCCTCGTTGGCAATCGAGTGAAGCGTGGATTCGTCGAGAAAGTTCGGCAGGTCACCGTGCGTCTGCTGCGTCTTCAAGAAAGCGAGTTTCGCCTGACCAGCCCCATAAACTCGGTACGATTGCCACATTTCAGGCGAATCGGTTTTACCAAGGTAGTGGAGTGTTATGCAGACCTCCGCGAGGGATCTAAGCGCAATAGCTCCAGCGATCCTCGTGTGGATGTGGTGCATCCCAATCTCTTCAAGTACGCTGAGAGCGTAAAGCACCAATCCGAATGCGGAGTCCAGTCGGGCGTCAACGCGCTCCGCTCGGATATTTCGCCGAAACTTCTCAATAATACTGTCCCGAGCAGCGTAGAGAGTACTCGGGTCAATCCCAGTTTCAATGAACGTGTAACCTTGGCCTTCCGACGGGTCCATGCAGGCAGTGTTGCGAAGCGCCTGTGCCCAGAACTGCTCAATCCATGCCGACGGATGGCTGCGGCGGAGTGTCATTTCCATAGAGCGGATAGAGGGGCGAACCGACCTCATGTCACCTTTGTTGGGAAACAACCGAAATTCCTCAAGCCTCTCTGCAAAGGATGTTGGAAATCGCATTCGACCCGAGATGATAGCAACGATGACCTTAAACCATCGGATGTCGGTAGATGCTTCCGACTGATGATCCAATACATAGGCAATCGCACGAGCAAGCGTGTTCCAGTCGTCCTTTGTCGGTTCCGCATTAATCTCCCTTTTCCACCTCGCAATTCCTGGAAGATCGTCAATGAGGAGAATCGGCCGAAGCGCCGCATAACCTAATGGATGAGTTAAGGGTATCTTGATGAAATCGCGGAACTCTTCATCTGCAACCTCAGCCAACTTCGTTTGGTCGACGACAATCGAGAAGTTGAGGCCTACCTCTGGGTCAGGTGCCTGTTTTTCGGCGTATTCGTCGTCTTCTCGCAGGAACCAGCTCCGGCACTGAACCGCCACCTTCCTTAACACGTCTAGGTAATGTTGCCGCTCTAGGACACCAGCGAGCAGGACGGCCCACAGCATCTCTGGCATGTGATGATCCGACCAAGATGATGTCGTCATCTTCGGAATCTGTGCCAGCGGAGGGACCAATTTGCTTCCGACGCGCTTATGCTGATCGATCGTGCTGATGTTTAGGGAAGAGAAGCGCGGATCCTTACTTCGAGCGCTCACTTTTCCGGCGTTTTTGCGCTTCCTGTTCCCACCCTTGCTCACTTGTTTCCCCTGCGCCTACCGCCTTTCTCCCCGAAGCTGGCAATGACAGGTAACGGTTTATGGCTAGTCGTGGCCATCGAAGCCGAGTGCCGCATAACGTTTAAATTGAGGAACACCCCGCAGGGGCGAAGCCGTGAAAGAAATGAACGGTGTTTCCTCAAATGCCGCGTTCTCTAATATTGAGTGCGGGACAATATTCAGATCATTGTTAAACACAAATTGCGCTCTGCACATTAACAGTTTTTCCGCTTTATATATAAACCCGCTCCACGCTTTTGCGGAGTCCGGGTTGAATGTTTGGTTATGCTTTTACCGTGATCCGGCAGGGGCAGCCATGTATTTCTCAAGATGTTCAATGGTCTCTTTTAAAGAATCTAAGCTTGCTCGCATTTTTACGATTTCCTCTCGAATTTCCTCTAGCTCTTCTTTCCGCGCTGCAACGGCATTTAATCTGTCCACCTTATCATTCAATTGTTTCATTCTCTGGTCGAGTTCCTTTGGACCTAAGGGAGGATCATCATCTGGGGTCTTTGGATTTATTTTCGGATCGATGGGGGGCCATAAATATTTCTCTATTTTATTGACCCTCGATCCAACACCCGCAATATCATTTCTTAATTGTTGTAACGACTCATCGTCCATGTTTTTCTCCTTAATGTCTGAATAAAGTGATAACAACGAGGATACAATCAGCAAAAACAGTACCACAGTGTTGAAAGAAGCTTTCTTTTTCCGGTTTTCCAAGAATGCATCACGCGCACCAACCTTACACTTCCTTTTTTTGTAATGCGCCACATTCCACTGGCCGAAAACTTCTCCCGCGATTAGTACAAGTAGCGCAAGAGATGTTGCTGCTACAGACCAGTTCATTTGTTCCTCATTGAGGCACAACGTAAAATATAAGACATTTTGTCCAATAATCCCGCCGGTAATGTCGCATAACCACGGAGAATATTATCTATCATCCTGTTTACAATATTAATTGATAAGGAATAAGACAGTTAATTGAATCTAATACGACAATGTTGCTAGCCATAAAATTGTTCCATCTAGTCCATTAATCCATAAAAGACATGGTAAAACACAATCGTTTGAGCATGTAGAAGCTAACATTTTATAGGGTAACACTCTATTATTTTTGCTGCCAAGCTATATCCGGCAACTCGGTTGTAGTTCCAGTAATCAAAGCGACCCGGAATCAGCAATTAAGCTGCTAGCGCTCCACCAGCACCACCTCAGCCACCATCACCGCATCATCCCTTCGATACCGCAATTCCACTTTCTCCCCCGCTTTTAGCGACCGCAAAATCGCCGCATACGATGCCAAATCGCTAACCGGCTGCCCGGCCAGTTGAATCAGAATATCGCCTGGTTGCAGTCCGGCTTGTTGCGCCGGGGAGCCGGGGAGGGTGTTGTCGATGCGCACGCCTTCGCCTTTATATGAAAAATCCGGGACGGTGCCGAGGCTGGTTGTGCGTTTTTCTTTGGGTGCGGCGCGCACGTCCGGCCAGCCGATACCTTCCGCAATATCTCATTCGCCCGTTTGAGCTCACGATTTTCCCGTTCCAGTTGCTTGAGCCGTTCGTAATCCGATGTCGGCATGCCGCCTCGAATTCCCCGATCCGTCTCCGCTGTGCAGCCAATCTTCGATGCAATCGATTTGATCGCCGGCCATTGCGATCCATACTCTTTCTGCTGTTCAAATACCGATCTAACCGCTCGTTCCCGTACTTCCGGTGAATAACTGATTTGATCCTTCATCTTCTCCTCCTCTCGAATTATTTTATTTCCGGAAAACCCGGAGCGATTCAAGGAGACAGCTTCAATACTGGGTTAAACCATAAGGTTTCACTCGTATATACATCTAATTTTATAAATGAAACAATAAATCCGTCATGCAAGATAAAAAACATGACACCTCGTCTTAATCAGCGCAACTACATAGATGGGTGGCTGAAAGCTTCCGAAGTTTTTTAGGGGATACGTCCATTTTTTGAAAATTAATAACGCGCTAAACCTTCACAAAGGCAAAGGGGTTTGCAAATGGATAAATCTCCTTCTTACGCGCAGTATTTGTGGATAAAGCGATTTTTTTACCGAAGAAGTATGGGAGCATAGTATGAATCAAATTGTACTGATCGCTTTACGAAGACCATATACCTTTGTAGTTCTTTCAATTCTGATCGTTATATTTGGAATCAGAGCGATACGGCATGCACCGACAGATGTTTTTCCCGCTATCAAAATTCCCGTAATTTCTGTAGTGTGGGCTTACGCCGGTATGTTGCCGCTGGATGTGTCCGGTCGTATCACTTTTTACTTCGAGCGCATGCTGACTTCGACGGTGGAAGGTATCTCGGATATCGTCAGTCAAGCGTACTATGGCATCAGCATCACAAATATTTTTCTTCAGCCACATACTAACCTCCCTGGCGCTGAAGCGGAAGTCACAGCGATAAGCCAGACCATTGTCAACGCGCTGCCACCGGATATTTCGCCGCCGATGATCATGCGTTTGGAAGCATCTTCGGTAGCGGTTGCCAGTCTGCAGGTTACGTCAGATGAGATGACGCCGGCAGAACTCTATAATCTTGCTTATACGCAAATCAGACCCCTGCTTGTAGTGATTCCGGGGGCGATTCTTCCGCATCCTTACGGTGGAAAGCCCAAACAGCTTTTGGTATCCCTCGATAAAGACAAAATGTTGGCTCGTAATGTATCGCCAACGGATATCCATGCGGCCTTCGATCGGCAGAATATCGTGTTGCCCGCGGGTGACATGAAGATCAAGCAGACCGACTGGATGGTTCAGACAAACGCAATGCCGCCGGATATCGATGAATTCAACAGTATTCCGATTAAACGAGAAGGTAATTCCTTCGTTTTTTTGCGCGACGTCGCCGATGTTCAGCTTGCAGGTCCCCCGCAAACAAACTCCGTAATGGTGGATGGTAAACAGGCTGTCATTATTGTCGTCATGAAAAGTGGTGAGGCATCGACCCTGGACGTCGTCAACGGTATCAGGGCAGCGCTTCCGCGTATCAAGGAGATCGTGCCGTCTCATGTGGATGTCAAAATCATTACCGATGCATCGGTCTTCGTGAGGGAATCCATTGAGGAGGTAACACATGAGATGGCGATCGCTGGCCTGCTTGTCGGTTTGATTGTCATGGTCATGCTGGGCTCATGGCGCCCCATGGTAGTCGTTACGACTTCAATTCCGTTGTGTATTTTAACCTCCCTTATCTTCCTGCAAGTGCTGAATGAGTCGATGAACGTCATGACGCTGGGAGGATTGGCGCTAGCGGTAGGGATTCTTGTCGATGACGCGACAGTGATGATAGAGAACATCGATACCCACCTGGAGATGGGTAAAGAACTCGATGAAGCAATCATTGATGCAGCCAATCAGATCGTTATTCCGACGCTGCTTGCTACATTATGTATATGCATTGTCTGGTTGCCGCTGTTCACGCTTTCGGGCGTATCGGGTTTTCTGTTCAAGCCAATGGCGCTGGCGGTGATATTTGCCATGCTGGCGTCCTTCATTCTGTCGCGTACGCTTGTACCGACCATGGCGAAATATCTGATTAAGCATCCTCACGCAGAGGAACACGAAAAGGAATCGCACCAGAGCGATGAAAAGCCAGCGGGGAGGTTTGCCGGTTTTCAGCAGAGATTAAAGCATCATATGGGAATTTTCTCTCGTTTTCAGAAAGGATTCGAGGCTCGCTTTCTTCGATTCTGCGCTTGGTATGGCGGATTGCTCGAATACACAATTGAAAATCGCCGTCGACTTGCAACGATCATGCTGGCTTTCGCGCTTGTCTCACTTATTTTGTTCTACTTCAACGGACGTGATTTTTTTCCTGAAGTCAGATCAGGAACCATCCAGATGCACATGCGGGCACCTCTCGGTACACGGATGGAATCCACAAACCGCATCGCCACGCTTGTTTCTAACGACATCAAGGAATTGCTTCCCGGGCAGGTCGAAGATATCGTCAGTAATTGCGGCATACCCGTCGGACCGCATAACCTAGCGTTTATTCCGACGCCCACCATCGGAACGCAGGATTGCGATCTGACGATCACCCTGTTCAACGAAAAATCGGCAGTGTGGGATCTGCGTGAAATTCTTCATAAAGGTTTGAAAGAACGCTATCCAGGAAGTGAATTCACATTTCAGCCAGCCGATCTGATAGCGAAAATTTTGAATTTCGGTTCTCCTTCTCCAATTACTGTTCAGGTTAACGGGATGGATATATACGGGAACTACGAGTATGCACGCCAACTGCAAGCCAGGCTACGTAAAATTCCCGGTTCCTCCGACGTAGTCATCCAGCAAACCATGCGTACGCCAACCATGTTTGTCGAAGGCCAAAGAACATTTGGACTCGGCGTTAACAAGAGTGAAACGGACATTGCTCTGAATATGCTGGTCACCACTAACGGAACCCAGCAGATCGATCAGAAATACTGGCTGGATCTGAAAACCGGGGTTTCCTATCAGATCAACATCTACAACCCTCAACCTCAGGTCGCAAGTGTCAATGACTTGAATACAATTCCTGTCAAGAAGATAGGGGATGGCGGTTTGGATGAGGATTATCAGCTTCTGGGCAATCTGACGAAGCTGTCGCCGGTGGGAACGCCTGGTCTGGTTACCCACAGGGGTATCATGCCGCTGATCGAGGTCTATGTATCTGCCGAAGGGCGTGGACTTGGCGGTGTGCTGGATGATGTCAAGAAGATTGTTGATGAGATGGACGATCTAGTCCCTCGTGGTTCCGAAGTTCAAATCGCCGGTCAAGCCGCGAATATGGTCACTACCTATGGCGAACTGATTATCGGCCTCATAGCGGCTGTCGTACTGATCTATCTCCTGCTTGTCATCAATTTTCAATCATGGTTGGATCCTTTCATCATCATTACAGCATTGCCGGGTGCGTTAGCAGGCATTGCCTGGGCTCTGTTCCTGACCCAGACGAACATTTCCGTACCGGCTCTGACAGGCGCCATCATGGCGATGGGAACGGCCACGGCAAATTCCATACTTGTCGTGTCCTATGCACGGGAGCGCATCCAAATTCATGGCGATCCGTTGTTAGCCGCGATTGAGTCAGGCAAAGCGCGTATTCGCCCTGTGCTGATGACCGCAGCAGCCATGATTATGGGCATGCTTCCGATGGCTATGGGAGGATCCACCAATGCGCCGCTGGGTCGTGCGGTTATTGGCGGCTTGACGTTCGCAACTGTGTATACCCTGTTTTTTGTTCCCTGCGTGTACGCCGTCATCTATTACAGCCGCAAGCGAAGCGTTTCTAAAAATGAGCAGCAAGATGCCCTTCAACAAGGAGACTCATGATATGGAAAAATCAAAGCAAAAAAGCATGATGATTTTGGTGATGGCTCTTGGTGTCGTCTACATGGGTTATCGAATCATTGAATCCGAAGAAAATATGGCTGCTTTAAAAGAAAAAGCGCTTGAAAATGACACTCCGACGGTAGCTATCGTTTATGCCAAACCGTTGCCTTCTACAGAAACCATCAAGCTTCCAGGTACCATTCAGGCTTGGTTTCAGGCGCCAATCTATGCCCAGGTATCTGGTTATGTGAAAATGTGGTACAAGGATTGGGGAGCGATCGTGAAAAAAGGGGATGTCCTTGCCGAAATCTACGCGCCGGCTCTTGATGCCAAATACCGGCAAAGCAAGGCGGATCTGGAGTCGGAAATAGCCCTTAATAATCTTGCTAAACTCACTGCGGAACGGTATATCGCCTTGCGTAAAAACCAGGCGGTATCCGAGCAGGCGATTTCGGTGAAGGTTGCCGAGGCAAAAGCCCAACAGGCAAAAGTCAATGCCGCCAAACAAAGAGTCAGTAACTATGAAGCATTAATTCGATTTAAAACAATTGTTGCGCCGTATGACGGTGTGGTCATTAACCGTAGCATTAATGTGGGGGACTTCATCAATAAGGAAGGCACTATCAGTACACCGGAAGGTGAAGTCCGCAATCTTTTTACTGTCGCAGACATCAGCCGGTTGCGTTTGTTTGTCAATGTACCGGAGGCATACGGTGCTGTTATGCATGATGGCTTGAAAGCCGACTTAACGGTGCCGCAATTTTCCAACCGGCATTTCACTGCCGAATTTTTAACTACTGCTCGCGGCTTCAATGAGAGCACACGCACGGTGGTCACCCAATTCGTGATTGAAAATGAAGACCGGGATCTGTGGCCTGGTTCCTATGCATCAGTCAA
The nucleotide sequence above comes from Gammaproteobacteria bacterium. Encoded proteins:
- a CDS encoding RnfH family protein; translated protein: MQVEVVYALPHVQILQKLDVPPGCTVEQAIRLCGILQQFPEIDLAKNKLGIFGKITQPQAVLQPHDRVEIYRPLIIDPKEARRLRAKKK
- a CDS encoding PDZ domain-containing protein; its protein translation is MRAAPKEKRTTSLGTVPDFSYKGEGVRIDNTLPGSPAQQAGLQPGDILIQLAGQPVSDLASYAAILRSLKAGEKVELRYRRDDAVMVAEVVLVER
- a CDS encoding efflux RND transporter permease subunit gives rise to the protein MNQIVLIALRRPYTFVVLSILIVIFGIRAIRHAPTDVFPAIKIPVISVVWAYAGMLPLDVSGRITFYFERMLTSTVEGISDIVSQAYYGISITNIFLQPHTNLPGAEAEVTAISQTIVNALPPDISPPMIMRLEASSVAVASLQVTSDEMTPAELYNLAYTQIRPLLVVIPGAILPHPYGGKPKQLLVSLDKDKMLARNVSPTDIHAAFDRQNIVLPAGDMKIKQTDWMVQTNAMPPDIDEFNSIPIKREGNSFVFLRDVADVQLAGPPQTNSVMVDGKQAVIIVVMKSGEASTLDVVNGIRAALPRIKEIVPSHVDVKIITDASVFVRESIEEVTHEMAIAGLLVGLIVMVMLGSWRPMVVVTTSIPLCILTSLIFLQVLNESMNVMTLGGLALAVGILVDDATVMIENIDTHLEMGKELDEAIIDAANQIVIPTLLATLCICIVWLPLFTLSGVSGFLFKPMALAVIFAMLASFILSRTLVPTMAKYLIKHPHAEEHEKESHQSDEKPAGRFAGFQQRLKHHMGIFSRFQKGFEARFLRFCAWYGGLLEYTIENRRRLATIMLAFALVSLILFYFNGRDFFPEVRSGTIQMHMRAPLGTRMESTNRIATLVSNDIKELLPGQVEDIVSNCGIPVGPHNLAFIPTPTIGTQDCDLTITLFNEKSAVWDLREILHKGLKERYPGSEFTFQPADLIAKILNFGSPSPITVQVNGMDIYGNYEYARQLQARLRKIPGSSDVVIQQTMRTPTMFVEGQRTFGLGVNKSETDIALNMLVTTNGTQQIDQKYWLDLKTGVSYQINIYNPQPQVASVNDLNTIPVKKIGDGGLDEDYQLLGNLTKLSPVGTPGLVTHRGIMPLIEVYVSAEGRGLGGVLDDVKKIVDEMDDLVPRGSEVQIAGQAANMVTTYGELIIGLIAAVVLIYLLLVINFQSWLDPFIIITALPGALAGIAWALFLTQTNISVPALTGAIMAMGTATANSILVVSYARERIQIHGDPLLAAIESGKARIRPVLMTAAAMIMGMLPMAMGGSTNAPLGRAVIGGLTFATVYTLFFVPCVYAVIYYSRKRSVSKNEQQDALQQGDS
- a CDS encoding efflux RND transporter periplasmic adaptor subunit encodes the protein MEKSKQKSMMILVMALGVVYMGYRIIESEENMAALKEKALENDTPTVAIVYAKPLPSTETIKLPGTIQAWFQAPIYAQVSGYVKMWYKDWGAIVKKGDVLAEIYAPALDAKYRQSKADLESEIALNNLAKLTAERYIALRKNQAVSEQAISVKVAEAKAQQAKVNAAKQRVSNYEALIRFKTIVAPYDGVVINRSINVGDFINKEGTISTPEGEVRNLFTVADISRLRLFVNVPEAYGAVMHDGLKADLTVPQFSNRHFTAEFLTTARGFNESTRTVVTQFVIENEDRDLWPGSYASVNLTVEVAHNHLSIPSSSMVFDEMGVRVAYVDENNRVRFKPITVTRFLDATVEVSGGVTTEDRLINNPSAALLEGDLVKIVTPRPGYDMINEPVESREESKSASHSETPDPSPKQAHAS